ATTGATTCGCTCATTTTAGCCTTTGAGCCATTAGTCTGCTGGTGTGCCGCAGAAAAAGATTTGTATTCCTGTTCTGGGCTTCAGTGTTCATGACTCCAGATCCAGGTGACAGCAAGTCAAAATGAtgtcacctgtctgtgtccagcagcagcctgtattCACTTCGATTATTGTTATAAACTGACATGGATTAGTTTGTCTTTGATTGGTttgtaaatgtcactgtttcCATTGAACTTGAGTGACGgtacaaagacagagagggagagaaaggagagagcaggatggagacagcaaagacagaacaaacacaaacaggtgaGAGTGGACAGGTAACCAAGGTCAGCAACTAATCAGAAAGCTTCTGGTTGCCCCACAGTCACTGATGATGACTGCACATAACCAAGCAGTGTGTTACTTTAATATCAAATATGGATCCTCAGCCTGCTCTTATAATAATGATCATCAGATAATTGTGTTATTTTGGAGTTGAATATGATGTTTATGTGATTATCAGTGAAAGAAGCAGTGAATAGGATGGAGGAATGGTGTGGAAGGTTGAACGTGGTTCACCTCTgagtaggggtgggttttgatcaTCAATTTAtcgattatatatatatatatatatatatatatatatatatatatatatatatatatatatatatatatatatattctcacatgtatatatatatatatacacacatatacgtatatatatatatatacgtatatgtgtgtatatatatatatatacacacatatatatatatatacacacacacacacatacacacatatatatatatatatatatatatatatatatatatatatatatatatatatatatatatatatatatatatatgtgtatgtgtgtatgtgtgtgtatatatgtgtatatgtgtatatatatatatatacacatatacgtatatatatatatatatatgtgtgtatatatatatatacatgtagggaatatatatatatatatatatatatatatatatatatatatatatatatatatatatatatatatatatatgtgtgtatatatatatatgtgtgtatatatatatatatatatatatatatatatatatatatatatatatacacatatatatatatatacacacatatatatatatacacacacatatatatatatatacacatatatatatatatatatatatatatatatatatatatatatatatatatatgtgtatatatatatatatgtgtgtatatatatatatatatatatatatatatatatatatatatatatacacacacatatatatatatacacatatatatatatatatacacatatatatatatatacacatatatatatatatatatatatatatatatatatatatatatatatatatatatatatatatatatacacacaaaaaaaaaaaacattccagcacgcccctgcggggcggtttatccttcaagctcgggtcttctaccagaggcctgggagcttgagggtccctgcgcagtatcttagctgttcccaggactgcgctcttctggacagagatctccgatgttgttcccgggatctgctggagccactcgcctagcttgggagtcaccgcacctagtgctccgattaccacgggaccaccgttaccttcaccctccacatcctctcgagctcttctctgagcccttggtatttctccagcttctcgtgttccttcttcctgatattgctgtcattcggaaccgctacatcgatcactacagctgtcttcttctgtttgtctaccaccactatgtccggttggttagccaccaccatttcatatatatatatatatatatatatatatatatatatatatatatatatatatatatatatatatatatatatatatatatatatacacacacacatacatatatacacacacacacacacacacacacacacacacacacacacacgtatatatacatatttgcatacATATTCAGTAATGCACATACACGCTTATATTTGTACATATTTTGATTTGGTTTGAGTTGATTCTAATGAGAGTCGTTTAATACTGTGTATATCTGAAGAACTAAACTGCTAATCTACACTAATTAATGATGTTAATGGTCACCGATAATGGACTCACTgagcctttctgcagttcctcacagctggaatcagtctcAGTCGTCCCTCCTCTGATGTGTTGTACTTCTTCAGGTCCAACTCATCCAGAACCACttctgacatctgcagcatgaaggccagagctgagcagtggatctcagagagtttctctgatctgttcgctgacttcaggaactcttggatctcctgatgtactgagagatggttcatctccatcagacagtggaagatgttgatgcttctgtcaggagagatttTATCACTGTTCATCTCTTTCAGGGTCTTGATGACTCTTTGGATGGTTTCTGGACTGttctctgtctgacccagcagatctcctaagagtctctggttggactccagacagaggccatgaaggaagcgaacaaacagGTCCAGGTGGCCATTTTTACTCTGGAGGGATTTCTCCATGACTTTAGTCAAAAAGACATCCAGTGATGGGACGCTATCAGACTTGAATATGTTCTTAAAAACAGATCTGTTTGAGTGCCTGCTTTTGTATTCTTCTAGGAAGTTCTTCAGCAcctctgacttcctgttggtgaaacagtggaacatgtagactgcagccagaaactcctgaatgctcagatgaacaaagcagtaaactggtttctggaagatcacacactctcttttgaagatctctgtacaaactcctgagtacacagaggcctctgtcacatccagaccacactgctccaagtcttcttggtagaacatgatgtttcctttctccagatgttcaaacgccagcctccccagcttcagaagaaGTTTTCTGTCGGCCTTTGTCAGCTCCTGTGGACTAGTCTTATGTCCCTCATGGTACTTGTtcatcttcctctttgtctgaaccagcaggaagtgtgagtacatgtcagtcagggtcttgggcagctctcctctctgctctgtagtcaacatgtgctccagaactgtagcagtgatccagcagaagactgggattctacacatgatgtggaggctcctggatgtcttcatgtgggagatgattctgctggacagctcttcatcactgaatctcctcctgaagtactcctccttctgggtgtcagtgaagcctcgtacttctgttagcctgtcaacacatgtagaagggatctgattggctgctgcgggtcgggaagttatccagacgaaagccgagggaagcagattcccctggatgaggtttgtcagaagctggctgactgatgacttctgtgtgacatcagacagcagcttcctgttggtgaaatccaatgaaagtctgctttcatccaggccgtcaaagatgaacaaaagctgagagacagcaagcttctctgctgtgacgctctgtaatgttggatggaaatcatggagcagctccagaagactgtactgctcatctctgatcaggttcagctccctgaatgaaagcagaaccaccacagtgacatgttggttctccaagccctctgcccagtccagagtgaacttctgcactgagaaggtttttccaacaccagcGACGCCAttggtcagaaccactctgatgggtctctgttggtcaggtagggctttaaagatgtcctggcacctgattggagtgtcatggagggcgtccatcttggaagctgtctccagctgcctcacctcgtgttgggtatgaacctcttcactctgtccctctgtgatgtagagctcagtgtagatcctgttgaggagggttctacttcctgtttcatcacttccttcagtcacacattcacatctcctcctcagactgatcttatgttcatctaaaacctcctgtaggccaacatctgctgaaagaaagaaaaacagaaagaaaactcttcaatgtctgaacaacacaacaagaagtccagttttcagaaaagagtccatcagcagacagatgttaagtcttactttgtacacagctgctctgactggctgtctgcagtccagctctgGTTCTGAATCTTTCTCCACACTGGTCAGAAGCTCTGATGGTCACAGAAAAAAGTCAAAGTGGAGATACTTTTGTTTGAATTCAGAATCAAAGTGATGCTTCCTTTCATTCGACTCATtagaaaaaattaaaggaaaaataacttttctaaaagtTTTAACACAGTCATGTTTCCAGTTCACTGACTTTTTGTCCATGGACACTCACTCTAACCTGAACCACAGCTACAACCCAATATTGTCGAGGCCTCATCTCCTCCATTCCTGACTGTAGAGGTTAAATATGCAACAACCAACAGAAGAATTTGGttcatttaaaagaaattcaCATGGTGACCACGTAAGGTAACCCTAGTAAAGACGAGCTCCAAGCTCATTTTAAAACAAGTTGTCCTCTGAGCTGAACAGTTAACATCGGTCTTTATGTGCAGCTCTAAGGGAGTGTCGCTTCACTAGGATAATGTTGCAGATTAATCGTCTCCCGTTGGTTAAATTTAGACTCTCAGTTGGAAACTAAAGTCTTTTATATCATTTGTGGGATGATTTTAAAGATTTGTTTTAGTCACATCACCAAATGCAGTTGAACCACCCGTTGATCCCTGTGTGACCATTCTACCACTCTGAGCTatgatttttaatcattttattgttatcatcatttatttattcattctttgGAGGAGGGTTATTTCATAATGCTGCCCTAATGAGGACATATTCAacgaaatatgacagaaactcTTTCagttattaattaataaattaataaattaacagATAAACTGTGACTGGCAGAAAAAGTATCcatgaagaagagaaaaagctGCGATTTAAACGAGAGAGTGAGAAACTTGCTCGTCCATCTTCATAATACATGTTTATCAGTATCTGATGTGACCATACTGCAGCAATAACTACAATTCTTCATTTCTGTGACTGTTGATGAATCAAAGCAGGAATTTGAGCTCATCTCTGCACACAGAGCAGCTTCTGGGAAAAACTGCTCGCTTCAGGTCCTTCTCAAACATTTATGTTGTGTTCAGGTCACTTGGCCTTTCTAGAACATCATCCTTCTAATGTTTCTGATGACTCAGCTCACAGACACTCATCCtgatattttcctttaaaatttgATGGTATAATTCATCTGAGTTTATAATTTATCtgcataaatacagaaaaacagaccAAAACACCCAGTTTCACCAAGGAGAATAAATTGTTGTTTCCTTCCTTTTAATTCAGAGAAAAACTctgattttgattttctctgttctctttgCCACAGCCCatcccagcagcagctgaagtaGCTGACTGTCACAACACTGAATAACCCTTTAGGAGGAATTGCAGAGGTCAGTAAAGCTCCAGTTTCAACAAGAGTTAATTAATCATAGTTCATCATAAATGTTGCCTggcacacatgttaatgttagCCATTTAAATATTAGCAGTTAGCTGAGGCCACAAACCTCGGTGAGTCTACTACTGCCGGTCCCAAAACCCAGATAACTGggagggttgcatcaggaagcaTCAAACACATGGATCCAACTACTGCTGCAAACCCTGTGGAAATAAGGGAGCCTCCAAAGTACCTTTAGCCCATAGCCACATTAGCAGTCTGCTAAACTAGAATTAAGGTAGCTGTTAGCTGCTATGGCTAATAATAAAACAGCGAGGCAACAAACGTTATGGTTGTCCTGTTAGTCTGTAACGTTCTCATAGATGGTGTTAATTTAACAGGAAAacagttctttatgtttctctcacAGTTCCTGGTTGAACAGCATCAACGACACAGAAACAGGATCGGCCTACATCACCAACTGGATTTGATCAGTTATGGAATGATTTACCACGACAGGCTCCTTCACTCGCTGCTTTTAAACTtcctttaaaacacacttttactcCCTGACCTTTGGACCCAGTGTGACATGTTGACTCACTACCTCACACAGCTTAAaaattgtctttttgttttttggtgctgCCTAAAATAACCTTAAAATATCTGTCCTATACACAGTTATGTTAATATATTTTTGTACTACATCAGGAAACTTAAAAATATTGTTTGTAATATTCTAATCCttatttttaaaagtgtttttgtcatttttcttctcCCACTGCATCACAAATAGAATCAAGTATTGAGTATTTTCCTGAAATTCTACTATGGTGACCCTTTATTGAACACTTTAGCTGTTTCTCATTGATTCTGGCTCTTTGGGACCTCAGAATATTGCACACCTTACAGTGACCTTTGGTGGTTGACCTCTTCTGAGGATGGCATTAATAGTCTTgtattttctcctcttatctATGATCCATCCATGGAAACTATTCAGTGAGGCTCCGCCCACAGAGGTTAGAACATGTTCCAGCCTTATGAACACCAGATACTGTTTCTCTCAGATCCTCACAAACCTCCTTtgatcacacacagacacacttccaCAAACATGTTCTCAGAAAATAAAAGcaactcaaatataaataaatgatcttTTTAAATGGAAAAGTAGGTTTATACtggattatttatttaaaaaaaaaaaaaaaaaaacacctcatgACCAAGTCCAATATTCTTCTCTCATTTGATTCATTGTGGGGGTTTTTATCCACTTTTGGGACTTTTGTGAAGTTTTAGATCATATTTATGCAGAAAGATGGAAAATTGTAAAATGATCACAAACCTAAAAAACACAACCATAAATGGGTTAACAGCTCTCTTACATTGTTGGTTCACTTTGGgcaaattttctgttttttaaatgtgcaatataaataaactgGATTTGGATTCACTTAAAgtcaaaaacaaagtgaaaaagatgtgaatgctgtcaaagttcttagaaagaaaaggagcagtgaatcaaatcaaaataaaactattttaaccaatcagaaataaatgatgatgtcactgatatttttacttatttaatgAGTCAGCAGCTCTCTTACATTGTTGGTGCAGGTTCATTACTGAATTCTGGAGGTAAGCCTTTGGAccagtcactcctcacagacacacagctggatgctgcagactgtgacctctgacctctgcaaacacaaacatccGTCACTGATACATTCTTACATGAACACCAGCTGATCATCCATCACTCACAGATTTCTATCAGACTGTGAGCACTTTTACAGAAATGTGACATTATCacaaacagctgattgttctgttgGTACCAACACAAATCAGCATAAACACAGATTATTGATCTGATCAGAGATATTTCTGCTGTGAACAACATGTGACATGTTAACATCTGCCTCTTCCTCCTTATTATGACACACAATCTgtgtttgattgattgattgattgattgattatactttattcatctcgagggaaattgggttaaggctgccagccgtgccagcgccgtcttcttacccttccgaccatacatacattacacaaacatcacaaggggaagacaggtcagagggatataacatggaaaaagcacaacatgaggaaagataaggagaaaaaaataactccccccagactgagctccaacagggagatctgtttgagaacagaaaaaaacacctctgcacatagcacatgaaaaaaactcttaatacaccaaagaaacacatgacaagcaacaggggtgggtaaagggtgagagacagccaatgtagacagtacatccgggcctgcagcctatgtgctggtctccttgatccaccgtcagcatcggaaggaaataagcgtcgaaggcatttggagggggaggggggatgagtgtctatctgcatgtgtatatatgtgtgtgtgtgtgttcagagatcagctgagacagtgtcctttgccctgccaggctaagtaaacagtcttccagccaacccaggtggccttggatagaatgggaagaacagtctacacacagtcgttatcagggtgttgttgttcagctccagccttgagaccgcagctggcgctGAAGGGGTAcccgcatgaagtgatggtggtttttactttagtgcgagcaactcatatgaatttcaaagctgttctaacacactggtctctcaatctcccgttggagagccgtgagcttctccatgatgttatcaaacttgcgctccgtgatgttgtcattcttgtgctcaaagagccgattctgagaactcacgaccgcagtgagcttctccaagatgtgatccaatttgcgctcagaggtgttattccgagcgagcccctccagatgtaatccagtttgcactcagaggtcttgttctgagtattcacggcagccgtgcggttctccaagatcttatccgtgctgcactcaatgagcccattttgagaaactcacacCTCGtgccatcgtttcaatcccagcgggcagccttgtgggggtttgaacagccggttccgctttcttgATTCTTCAataagtcagggccaagccagctccggtgagcaagaaccctgttatcatggttccgaataggtagatatcttcagcactcaggctcacccgagcccagacttctcgttgagaaaagggtgtcaattgcattcagggaccagttgatcaaatccataattcctcttttaggttttagagaacagactgtgagag
The sequence above is a segment of the Oreochromis aureus strain Israel breed Guangdong linkage group 3, ZZ_aureus, whole genome shotgun sequence genome. Coding sequences within it:
- the LOC116315513 gene encoding protein NLRC3-like isoform X2, with the protein product MEEEDGAASAASSCVSVRSDWSKGLPPEFSNEPAPTIGQRSQSAASSCVSVRSDWSKGLPPEFSDEPAPTIGQRSQSAASSCVSVRSDWSKGLPPEFSNEPAPTIASDQCGERFRTRAGLQTASQSSCVQNVGLQEVLDEHKISLRRRCECVTEGSDETGSRTLLNRIYTELYITEGQSEEVHTQHEVRQLETASKMDALHDTPIRCQDIFKALPDQQRPIRVVLTNGVAGVGKTFSVQKFTLDWAEGLENQHVTVVVLLSFRELNLIRDEQYSLLELLHDFHPTLQSVTAEKLAVSQLLFIFDGLDESRLSLDFTNRKLLSDVTQKSSVSQLLTNLIQGNLLPSAFVWITSRPAAANQIPSTCVDRLTEVRGFTDTQKEEYFRRRFSDEELSSRIISHMKTSRSLHIMCRIPVFCWITATVLEHMLTTEQRGELPKTLTDMYSHFLLVQTKRKMNKYHEGHKTSPQELTKADRKLLLKLGRLAFEHLEKGNIMFYQEDLEQCGLDVTEASVYSGVCTEIFKRECVIFQKPVYCFVHLSIQEFLAAVYMFHCFTNRKSEVLKNFLEEYKSRHSNRSVFKNIFKSDSVPSLDVFLTKVMEKSLQSKNGHLDLFVRFLHGLCLESNQRLLGDLLGQTENSPETIQRVIKTLKEMNSDKISPDRSINIFHCLMEMNHLSVHQEIQEFLKSANRSEKLSEIHCSALAFMLQMSEVVLDELDLKKYNTSEEGRLRLIPAVRNCRKAQLAQCRLSGTHCEVVASALKSNPSHLKKLDMSGNKLHDSAVKLLCAGLESPNCRLETLGICL
- the LOC116315513 gene encoding protein NLRC3-like isoform X1 produces the protein MEEEDGAASAASSCVSVRSDWSKGLPPEFSNEPAPTIGQRSQSAASSCVSVRSDWSKGLPPEFSDEPAPTIGQRSQSAASSCVSVRSDWSKGLPPEFSNEPAPTIASDQCGERFRTRAGLQTASQSSCVQTDVGLQEVLDEHKISLRRRCECVTEGSDETGSRTLLNRIYTELYITEGQSEEVHTQHEVRQLETASKMDALHDTPIRCQDIFKALPDQQRPIRVVLTNGVAGVGKTFSVQKFTLDWAEGLENQHVTVVVLLSFRELNLIRDEQYSLLELLHDFHPTLQSVTAEKLAVSQLLFIFDGLDESRLSLDFTNRKLLSDVTQKSSVSQLLTNLIQGNLLPSAFVWITSRPAAANQIPSTCVDRLTEVRGFTDTQKEEYFRRRFSDEELSSRIISHMKTSRSLHIMCRIPVFCWITATVLEHMLTTEQRGELPKTLTDMYSHFLLVQTKRKMNKYHEGHKTSPQELTKADRKLLLKLGRLAFEHLEKGNIMFYQEDLEQCGLDVTEASVYSGVCTEIFKRECVIFQKPVYCFVHLSIQEFLAAVYMFHCFTNRKSEVLKNFLEEYKSRHSNRSVFKNIFKSDSVPSLDVFLTKVMEKSLQSKNGHLDLFVRFLHGLCLESNQRLLGDLLGQTENSPETIQRVIKTLKEMNSDKISPDRSINIFHCLMEMNHLSVHQEIQEFLKSANRSEKLSEIHCSALAFMLQMSEVVLDELDLKKYNTSEEGRLRLIPAVRNCRKAQLAQCRLSGTHCEVVASALKSNPSHLKKLDMSGNKLHDSAVKLLCAGLESPNCRLETLGICL